The genomic window ACGTTCTCGCCGTTGGTGCTGACGACGAACTCGTCGCCGGCGGTGTCGGAGCCGTTGACCTGTGCGGTGTCGATGCCGTCGCCGCCGTCCATCAGGTCGGAGCCGTCGCCATTGTTCCAGACCATCAGGTCGTCGCCGTCGCCGCCGAGCATCGTATCGTTGCCGCGGAAGCCGACCAGCGTGTCGTTGCCGGCATCACCGGCGAGGGTGTCGTTGCTCTCGCTGCCGATGAGGAGGTCGTTGCCGGCGCCGCCGGACGCGTCCACCGCGACGTCCTCGTTGGCCAGCGCGCTGGCGTCGATGGTGTCGTCGCCCCCAAGACCGTTGAGGTCGAGGATTTCCGTGTTGCGGATGTCGAGCGAGAAGTTGCCGAAGTTGGTGCGCTCGAAAATGACGTTCGCACCGTCGGAGCGGACCTCGAAGACGTCGCCGGCGTCGTTCGAGCCGTTGACCTCGGCGGTGTCGATGCCGTCGCCGCCGTTCATGACGTCGGAACCGTCGCCGTTGTTCCAGACCATGGTGTCGTCGCCGTCGCCGCCGCGCATGGTGTCGTCGCCGCGGTCGCCGACGAGGGTGTCGTCGCCGTCGCTTCCGATCAGGTAGTCGTTGCCGTCGCCACCGGAGGCCTTCAGCGCGATCAGTCCGGCGCCGAGGTCGCTGGCGTTGATGGTGTCGTCGCCGCCGAGCCCGTTCACCTCGAGGACTTCGGTGTTGCGGATGTCGATCGAGAAGTTGCCGAAGTTGACGCGCTCGAACAGGACGTTGCCGCCCGCGGAGCTGACCTTGAAGAGATCGCCGGCGTCGTTCGAGCCGTTCACCTCGGCGGTGTCGTCGCCCCAGCCGCCGTTCATGGTGTCCGAGCCGTCGCCGTTGTTCCACACCATGCGGTCGTTGCCGTCGCCGCCGCGCATGACGTCGTCGCCGCGGTCGCCGACGAGGAGGTCGTCGCCCTGACTGCCGATGAGGAGGTCGTTGCCGTCGCCGCCGCGCGCCTCGACCGCGATGAGGCCGGCCTGCAGCTCGCTGGCGTCCAGCGTGTCGTTGCCGCCGAGGCCGTTCACGCTGAGCTTGTCGGTGTTGACGATGGTCAGAGTGAAATTGCCGAAGTTGGTGCGCTCGAAGAAGACCGTGTCGCCGGCCGAGGTCACCTTGAAGGCGTCGCCGGCCTCTTCGGAGCCGTTGACGACCGCGATGTCGAAGCCGCGGCCGCCGTTCATGCGGTCGGACCCGTCGCCGTCGTTCCAGATCATGAGGTCGTTGCCGAGGCCGGACCGCATGACGTCGTTGCCTTCGTCGCCGACGAGGCGGTCGGCGCCGTCGCTGCCGATGAGGAGGTCGTTACCCTCGCCGCCGGACATGCGAAGGCGAATGTCGCCCGCCTCCAGGCCGCTGGCGTCGATGGTGTCGTTGCCGCCCAGGCCGCTCACCTCGAGCGTCTCGGTGTTGACGATGTCGATGGAGAAGGGGACGAGGTTGGTGCGCTCGAAGAGGACGCCGTCCGGCACCGAGTTGATCTCGAACGCGTCGCCCTGCTGCTCGGAGCCCTCGACGACGGCGGTATCCTTGCCGGCGCCGCCGTCCATCAGGTCGGAGCCGTCGCCGTCGTCCCACTTCATGATGTCGTTGCCGGCGCCACCTTCCATGGTGTCGTCGCCGACCTCGCCTTCCAGGATGTCGTTGCCCTGGCTGCCGATGAGGAGGTCGTTGCCCTCGCCGCCGTCGAGCTCCAGCCGGATGAGACCCGCGGGGAGGGCGCTGGCGTCGATGGTGTCGTCGCCGCCCAGCCCGTTCACCTCGAGGAACTCCGTCTCCTGGATGAGGATGTTGAACGGGCCGAGGTTGGTGCGCTCGAAGAAGACGCCGCGCGGGATCGCGCTGATCTCGAACGCGTCTCCTTCGGTCTCCGAGCCGTTGACCTCGGCGGTGTCGCGTCCGCGGCCGCCGATCATCAGGTCGTTGCCGTCGCCGTTGTTCCACTCCATCTCGTCGGCGCCGGCGCCGCCCTGCATGGTGTCGTCGCCCTTGTCGCCGATCAGCGAGTCGTTGCCGTCGCCGCCGCGCAGGTCGTCGTCGCCGTCGCGGGCCTCGATCGTGTCGTCGCCGCCCAGACCCTTGATCAGGTCGTCGGTCGCTTCGCCGATGATCGTCTCGCTGTTGTTGGAACCGATGATCGTATTCTCGGCCATGGCCTCTTCTCCTGTCGCTGTGTCGGGGCGCCAGTGCGGCGCTGCTCCGACTGCGAGCTAAGAGGCGGCGGCGGGGGCCGCTGTGCTGGCGAGCATAGTCGCCGGACGCCGGTCCCTTGAATTGCCTGACGATATTTGCCGGCGAACGACAATGGTACGACGTAGAGTTGCCAATGACGGGTGGGGTCGCGTGACGTGTCCCCGCGGTTCGCTACCCATCGTCGCCGATCGCGCAGCAATCCTGGCGTGTGCGCCTCGCGTTCGGGAGCCGGCGGCGGGCAGCCGGAGACGTGAATTGCCCGGTGTGATGCTGAGCACAACCGGTGGCGACGCTATCGCGGCGGGGGATTGGCTGGTATCTCTGGATGAGGCCGCGATGATCGGAACCCTGGATTTCGGCGCGGCCGATCGGGCGGGCGCGGGATCCTGCGTTCACGAGACGTCGCAGGGGATGAACGTATGGCCTCGGCCCTGGTGGAATTCGACGAGGGCACCGCGGCAGCCGCCGGTCCGATGCTGGTCGCCCCCGGGCTGGAGGGCGAAATCGACGCGATCCGGTCCCACCCCGCGCTGACCCGGGCGATCCACGAGCTGTTCGTCACCCTGACCCAGCAGCAGGCCGGCGAAGGGCTGCGGCGCTTCGTGCTCGGCGACAAGGCGCGCCGCCTCGCGTTCTGGACGGCGATGTCCCTCGATGCGGAGCGCAAGGTGGACTGCGGGCCGGGGCTCACCGTCAACCGCTTCTGCGAACACCTCACCGCCCACGGCGAGATGAGCCGGGGCCGCGCACGGGCGATCTTCGAGTTCATGCGCCACACCGGGTTCCTCACGCGCGTGGGCGAGGCGGTGCGGGGCAAGGCCGTCGTCTACGAACCGTCCGAGCGCATGAACCGGCTGTGCGCCGAGCGGCTGGCGTTCGGCATGACCGCGCTGGCGAAGGTCTCGCCGTCCGGGACGGCTGCTCTGGCGCGCATCCAGAACCCGGCGTTCCTGACCGGGTTCGCCCGCCTGGCGCGAAAGCACATCATCAGCGGCTTTCGGCCGCTCGACAGCGCGCCCGCCCTCGCGATCTTCATCGGCCGCGATGGTGGGGAGTACATCGCGATGCACCTCTACCTCGCCCATCTCGACCTGCCGCCTGAGGAGCGCGCCGCGGGTTTTACCTTCAACATCACGAAGATCGCCGGGCTGACGCACGTGTCGCGCAGCCATGTGTCGACGCTGGTGCGGGACGCGGCGGAGGCCGGCCTCATCGAACGCGGCCCGCAGCGCATCAGCGTGACCGCGAAGTTCGAGGATGCGGTCGCCCAATCGCTCGCGACCACGTTCGCCACCATGGCGGACATGGCGCGCACCGCGATCGCGGACATGGCGCGCGCCGCGATGGCGGAGATGCCAGGGCGCTGATGCGCGCGGCGCCGCCCGCCGGGTGGTCCAGAATGTGACGTTGTCGGGGCGGGACGATGCTGGCACCCGGGAACCTCCCCCGGTGCCTCACCGTAACTCCTCGAAGGTCCATCCATGCAGTTTCCGATGAGCGCGCGGCTTCGGGTCGCCAAGGCCGCCTTGTCCCTCGTGCTGCTGGCCGGCGCCGGCGCTGCGTTTGGCGTCGTTGTGGCGCCCAGGCCGGCTGCGGCCGTGGTCTACTGCACGGGTCCCGGCGTTCCGGTCGGCTGCGTCGTCCGCCGCCCGGCCCCGGCCGTCGCCTATTGCACGGCGCCGGGTGTCCCGGTCGGCTGTGTCGCGCGCCCCGGTGTCGGCGCTCCGGGAATCGGTGTCGCGCCGGGCGTCGGCGCGGGTGCGCCCGGTGTCGGCATCAGGCCGGGCGTCGGTCTCAACGCCGGCGGTCCCGTCAACCGTCGCGGCGTCCGGTAGGGCCGCCACGGGGCAGGGCCGATCCCCGGATCGGCACCGCGCCGACGGAGGGCTACAGCAGGACGATGTGGTCGAGCGGATCGGTGAAGTGGAGAAGGCGGACCATGAAGTCCGCCGAGCCGTCGCCGTCGGTGTCGCCGCGCAGGATCGTCAGGTCGTCCTGAACGCTTGCGGTGAGCTCGCCGGCCGAGTGGCTGAAGTGGTCCACGAAGACGAAGTGCTGGTCGCCCGCCTCGGTCGTATCCGCATCGATCCGCTGCAGGTTGATCCGGTCGCGGCTCGAAAGATCGGTGATGACGTCGGCCGCTCCGGGCGCCGAATCGTCCGCCTTCGAGAAGCCGAAGATGTCGCCCGCCCGGCCGCCGGTGAGGCGGTCCCGGCCCGCGCCGCCGACGAGGTGGTCGCTACCCTCGCCGCCGAGGAGGACGTCGTCGCCGTCGTTGCCGACCAGCGTGTCGTCTCCCCCGCCGCCGTCGAGTGTGTCGGTGCCCTTGCCACCGTCGAGCGAGTCCATGCCGTCCTCGCCGGAGAGGCGGTCGGCGTCCTGGTTGCCCCGCAGCGTGTCGTCGCCCCGTCCGCCATGGAGCGCGTCGTCCTGGCGACCGCCGGAAAGGCTGTCGTCGCCAGCGTCGCCGATCAGCGAGTCGTTCCCGTTGCCGCCGCTCATGTCGTCGCCGGAAAGGTCCGAGGCGCCCCGGGGCGCCGAGCTGCGCAACAGGTCATCGCCCCGGCCGCCGATCAGCGTGTCGAAGTCGAAGCCCCCGGTCAGCGTGTCGTTGCCGACGTCGCCCATCAGGAGGTCCGGCGCGTCGCCGCCGCCGATCCGGTCGTTGCCGCGCCCGCCGTCGATGGTGTCACGGCCCTCGTCGCCGGTGAGCGTGTCGTCGCCGCCGTCGCCGAAGATCAGGTCGGCGCCCGCACCGCCCTGCGCGTGGTCGTTCCCGGAGCCGCCGTGGATGGTGTCCTTGCCGCCCTCGCCGACGAGGCGATCGTCGCCGCGGCCACCGTCGAGCTCGTCGTTGCCAAGTCCGCCCGCCAGCCGGTCGTCGTCGAGGCCGCCGGACAGGCTGTCGGCACCGTCGCCGCCCATGAGGTTGTCGTCGCCCGGTCCGCCCTGGATCGTGTCGTCGCCTGCCGCACCGTCGATCCAGTTGGCGGCATCGTCGCTGAGGATCAGGTCGGCGCCGGGGAGGGCGCGGATGGTGGGTGTGTCCGCGCCGACCTCGATGCGCGACATCGTCTGCTCGGTGAGGTCGACGACGGTCCCGTCGGCAAGCCTGATCTCGATGAGGTCCGCCGCGATCGCGCCGAGATCGGTGTCGTATGCGCCGGCGAGGGTGAGCGACGAGCCCCCTGCGACCTCGATGACGATATCGCGACCCGAGACATGGAAGGCGAGATCCTCGGCACGGATCCCCGCGCCGAACTCGACGGTCGACATGCCCTGGGCAGCGTCGCCGGGGTCGCGTCCGGCCCCGGATCCGGCGAGGGTGTCGTGGCCGAACGCCCCGTCGAAGACGTAGGTGTCGTGCCCGGTGATGCCGTCGAGGATCTCGTCGGCCGGCCGGCTGACGATCCTGTCGTCGAGATGGGTTCCGGCGAGCGTGTCGACGCCCTCGCCGGTGAGGATGACGGGCATCGACAGGAGATCGATGACGGTTCCGTCGTCGAATTCGACGAGCAGCGTCTGCTCGGGGTGGTAGTCGAGCCGGTCCAGGTCGACGACCGTGACCTCGAGGCCCGACCCGAAGATGAGGCCAAGGTCCTTCCGGTCGGGATCGTCTCCATATTCGACGCCGGCAAACGCATCGAGCTGGCCGTATTGCAGCCTCATCTCGTCGGGTGACACGCCGGAGACGGCGATCCGCGCACTGCTGACGCGGAAGTCGCCCTGCCACTCGTCGACGACGGCATAATGGCGTGTCGATCCGTCCGGCGGTGCGGCGAACTCGTATCGGTCCTCGCCCTCCCATCCGCCGGCCAGGATGGCGTCGTTGTCGCCGCCGACGAGAGTGTCACTCCCGTCGAACCCGAGTGCCCAGTCGACCCCCAGTGGTCCCGCACCCGAGACGACGCGGTCGCTCCAGAGGGTGCCGATGGTGAAGTCCTGGACATCGTAGAGATCGAGCGACGTGCCGTCGGCGAACGTTGCGATGTGATCGACCTGCCACTCGCTACTCGTGTAGCTCCTGATCAGGATGGTCCCGCCGGGAACGGTCGCCTGAAAGGCGAAATGGTACGCCGTGAGGCCGGTGACGCCGTCGGTCGCGAGGATATGCTCGAACTCGGACGGCTCGATGCGCAGGACCGGTTCGAGGGTGAGGTCTGCGGCTGTCGTGTCGTCGAGGAAGTTGAGGGAAAGGCCGGAAAACCCTCCGCCGCCCCCGGCCGGGTAGCCATAGACCTCGATATGGCCGAAGGGGCCGTCGAACGTAAACTCTGACATCGCCATCTCCCGTCGCACCGTCCCGCGGAGGCATCCCGGCACGCCGACTATTGGCGGCCGCCCCGTCGATCCCGATCGCAAGGATGCAATCCGCTCCGCGGCCAGCCGCTTGATCCACCCGATCCTTCGCCGTGTGCGGGGCGGACTTCACCATTAGAATACCGTTTGTGCACAAAGGGTATCCGACGCTTGCCCTTATGAGGGCGATATTTCAGGCATCCCAGTTTTTCTCGCCCGGCATAGTCCGAGCCTGGGCTGGTCGAGTCTAGGGAGAAATCGCCGGGCGACGCTCAATCGTCCCGCATCGCGTCGCGCTCGCGGCCCTGATGTGCACAGAAATCGCCAGTTTCCACGCCCCATCAGCGAGATTCCGGGAGCGCCATCTCGTGTTGTAGGGGCGAGATCCGGCGAATTC from Acuticoccus sediminis includes these protein-coding regions:
- a CDS encoding calcium-binding protein, translating into MSEFTFDGPFGHIEVYGYPAGGGGGFSGLSLNFLDDTTAADLTLEPVLRIEPSEFEHILATDGVTGLTAYHFAFQATVPGGTILIRSYTSSEWQVDHIATFADGTSLDLYDVQDFTIGTLWSDRVVSGAGPLGVDWALGFDGSDTLVGGDNDAILAGGWEGEDRYEFAAPPDGSTRHYAVVDEWQGDFRVSSARIAVSGVSPDEMRLQYGQLDAFAGVEYGDDPDRKDLGLIFGSGLEVTVVDLDRLDYHPEQTLLVEFDDGTVIDLLSMPVILTGEGVDTLAGTHLDDRIVSRPADEILDGITGHDTYVFDGAFGHDTLAGSGAGRDPGDAAQGMSTVEFGAGIRAEDLAFHVSGRDIVIEVAGGSSLTLAGAYDTDLGAIAADLIEIRLADGTVVDLTEQTMSRIEVGADTPTIRALPGADLILSDDAANWIDGAAGDDTIQGGPGDDNLMGGDGADSLSGGLDDDRLAGGLGNDELDGGRGDDRLVGEGGKDTIHGGSGNDHAQGGAGADLIFGDGGDDTLTGDEGRDTIDGGRGNDRIGGGDAPDLLMGDVGNDTLTGGFDFDTLIGGRGDDLLRSSAPRGASDLSGDDMSGGNGNDSLIGDAGDDSLSGGRQDDALHGGRGDDTLRGNQDADRLSGEDGMDSLDGGKGTDTLDGGGGDDTLVGNDGDDVLLGGEGSDHLVGGAGRDRLTGGRAGDIFGFSKADDSAPGAADVITDLSSRDRINLQRIDADTTEAGDQHFVFVDHFSHSAGELTASVQDDLTILRGDTDGDGSADFMVRLLHFTDPLDHIVLL
- a CDS encoding calcium-binding protein, with amino-acid sequence MAENTIIGSNNSETIIGEATDDLIKGLGGDDTIEARDGDDDLRGGDGNDSLIGDKGDDTMQGGAGADEMEWNNGDGNDLMIGGRGRDTAEVNGSETEGDAFEISAIPRGVFFERTNLGPFNILIQETEFLEVNGLGGDDTIDASALPAGLIRLELDGGEGNDLLIGSQGNDILEGEVGDDTMEGGAGNDIMKWDDGDGSDLMDGGAGKDTAVVEGSEQQGDAFEINSVPDGVLFERTNLVPFSIDIVNTETLEVSGLGGNDTIDASGLEAGDIRLRMSGGEGNDLLIGSDGADRLVGDEGNDVMRSGLGNDLMIWNDGDGSDRMNGGRGFDIAVVNGSEEAGDAFKVTSAGDTVFFERTNFGNFTLTIVNTDKLSVNGLGGNDTLDASELQAGLIAVEARGGDGNDLLIGSQGDDLLVGDRGDDVMRGGDGNDRMVWNNGDGSDTMNGGWGDDTAEVNGSNDAGDLFKVSSAGGNVLFERVNFGNFSIDIRNTEVLEVNGLGGDDTINASDLGAGLIALKASGGDGNDYLIGSDGDDTLVGDRGDDTMRGGDGDDTMVWNNGDGSDVMNGGDGIDTAEVNGSNDAGDVFEVRSDGANVIFERTNFGNFSLDIRNTEILDLNGLGGDDTIDASALANEDVAVDASGGAGNDLLIGSESNDTLAGDAGNDTLVGFRGNDTMLGGDGDDLMVWNNGDGSDLMDGGDGIDTAQVNGSDTAGDEFVVSTNGENVFFERVNFGNFSLDIRNSEILELNGGAGDDSMDARELEAGQIALTENGGDGNDLLVGSQGDDVLAGDAGNDTLVGFRGDDTMNGGDGDDLMVWNNGDGSDLMDGGDGNDTAQVNGSDTAGDEFSVVSVGGEITFARTNFGEFTIDIDNTETLEVNGLGGDDRIDARDLGPDDIAFRAFGGEGNDQIFGGNGDDLISGGAGDDTMFGNDGADTFVYEEGADVIQDFQAGIDVVQAEGIGDAVFLQDGDDVVIDFGDGNTLTLENQLLTNLSDADFLI